A stretch of Sinimarinibacterium sp. NLF-5-8 DNA encodes these proteins:
- a CDS encoding RND family transporter — MNSTRFRVAAWVMRHRAWMAVLFVLVTLGFAAGIPGVTIKTIFSDLLPKDDPYVQVFKAHPNFGNPLTVTVMIKRIDGDIYNAETLAKVWQFTRDIDLVPGINHDSLISIATEKARYAEATPNGVDLRPLMDDKVPATTAQIDDFRRRVEQSPNVRTFYVSGDETATLVTAAFLENLLDYGVVFEQVQALAEQYRDAQHEVFVVGQPILTGWVYELQKQTYGIFAITILALIIALILYMRNVAGVLTPIVCSATAAIWGFGLVGWIQSEIEPLLMIVPLLLVARSFSHCVQFSERFYEIYAHLKDKRKSAEVTMAVMMAPSILGVVTDALGIVFIAVAPIPAMERFALFCGFWAFCIIPTGVFLISILLSYLPSPENIDSIVADKGDAGFHGAQKRVLSHIASRTYGPKARTTLVVVALASITAIWLSFQIKIGNPVEGSNLLWEDSDFNTAIRAVNDHFPGVNTLEIILEAKERDINHRIARTPGVVQASLRIQSMVEADAAMPPRATLSFTDYMMEGNRLFSGGDPRWLPLDPTDAAIRAAGNAVVFGTNPVNFSHITDFEFQNSTVSLWYKDNKQETVDAALASAQRAVDAVGVDHPGFRIRMASGTIALQQAMNVVVERYHWLIFGLVNIAIFLVTAYAYQSPVAAIIVLIPVNLSNFIQTAMMHLLGIGLDINSVMVAVLGVGVGIDYGIYLLSRICEEFTAHGHDWGRAITAALTTTGKAIMFTATIMLIGIMPWYFLSDLKFMADMGLLLVAIMLINMVLALVVLPLLVWLIKPKFAAREDLMVGESVDLSLFLDPAPHPAEA; from the coding sequence ATGAATTCCACACGTTTCCGGGTTGCGGCATGGGTCATGCGCCATCGTGCATGGATGGCCGTGCTATTTGTATTGGTGACCTTGGGGTTTGCGGCCGGTATTCCCGGCGTCACCATCAAAACCATATTTTCGGATTTACTGCCCAAGGATGATCCCTATGTTCAGGTTTTCAAGGCGCATCCGAATTTTGGTAATCCCTTGACTGTGACGGTGATGATCAAGCGGATTGACGGCGATATTTATAATGCAGAAACACTGGCTAAAGTCTGGCAATTTACACGCGATATTGATCTGGTTCCGGGCATCAATCACGATTCGTTGATCTCGATTGCAACAGAAAAAGCGCGGTACGCAGAAGCAACGCCCAATGGGGTTGATCTGCGCCCGTTGATGGATGATAAGGTTCCGGCTACAACGGCGCAGATCGATGATTTCCGGCGTCGTGTCGAACAAAGCCCCAACGTGCGCACATTTTATGTTTCCGGTGATGAAACCGCGACGCTGGTGACCGCTGCATTTCTGGAAAACCTGCTTGATTATGGCGTTGTATTTGAGCAGGTCCAGGCCCTGGCAGAGCAATATCGGGATGCCCAGCATGAGGTTTTTGTTGTCGGACAGCCTATTTTAACGGGCTGGGTCTACGAATTACAGAAACAAACCTATGGCATCTTTGCCATCACGATTTTGGCGTTGATTATTGCGCTGATCTTGTATATGCGCAATGTTGCAGGGGTGTTGACGCCTATCGTCTGTTCTGCCACAGCGGCCATATGGGGGTTTGGCCTGGTGGGGTGGATTCAGTCAGAGATTGAACCTCTGTTGATGATTGTTCCTTTGCTGTTGGTGGCGCGTTCCTTCTCCCATTGTGTGCAGTTCTCAGAACGGTTTTATGAGATCTATGCACATTTAAAAGACAAGCGTAAGTCGGCTGAAGTGACCATGGCGGTGATGATGGCACCGTCTATTTTAGGTGTTGTGACCGACGCGTTGGGGATTGTCTTTATTGCGGTCGCGCCGATTCCAGCGATGGAGCGGTTTGCTTTATTCTGCGGGTTTTGGGCCTTCTGTATTATTCCAACAGGGGTTTTCTTGATTTCAATCCTGTTGTCGTATCTGCCTTCACCTGAAAATATCGACAGCATTGTGGCAGATAAAGGCGACGCCGGCTTCCATGGCGCACAAAAGCGGGTATTGTCGCATATTGCATCCAGAACTTATGGGCCCAAGGCGCGCACCACGCTCGTGGTTGTTGCGCTGGCTTCAATTACGGCAATCTGGTTGTCTTTCCAGATCAAGATTGGAAATCCGGTGGAAGGTTCCAACCTGCTTTGGGAAGATTCTGATTTTAATACAGCGATTCGCGCCGTGAATGATCATTTTCCCGGGGTCAATACACTTGAAATCATTCTGGAAGCCAAAGAGCGTGATATCAATCATCGTATTGCCAGAACGCCCGGGGTGGTGCAGGCCTCTTTGAGGATTCAATCGATGGTTGAAGCCGACGCGGCGATGCCGCCCAGGGCCACGCTTTCATTCACCGATTATATGATGGAAGGTAATCGTCTTTTTTCTGGAGGGGATCCGCGGTGGTTGCCCCTGGATCCTACAGATGCCGCGATTCGGGCCGCCGGCAATGCCGTGGTCTTTGGCACCAATCCAGTCAATTTCAGTCATATTACTGACTTTGAATTCCAGAATTCGACCGTTTCACTTTGGTATAAGGACAATAAACAAGAAACGGTGGATGCCGCATTGGCCAGCGCCCAGCGCGCGGTCGATGCCGTGGGCGTTGATCATCCGGGTTTCAGGATTCGGATGGCCTCGGGCACCATTGCTCTTCAGCAAGCCATGAACGTTGTGGTGGAACGTTACCACTGGTTGATTTTTGGATTGGTGAATATTGCGATTTTCCTGGTGACCGCCTATGCCTATCAGTCTCCGGTGGCGGCGATCATTGTCTTGATTCCGGTCAATTTATCCAACTTTATTCAGACCGCCATGATGCATTTATTAGGAATTGGGCTGGATATTAATTCGGTGATGGTGGCCGTTCTTGGTGTGGGGGTGGGGATCGATTACGGGATTTATTTATTGTCTCGGATCTGTGAGGAATTTACTGCGCACGGCCATGATTGGGGACGCGCGATTACGGCGGCCTTGACCACGACAGGGAAGGCCATCATGTTCACCGCCACAATCATGCTGATTGGCATCATGCCGTGGTATTTTCTTTCGGATTTGAAATTCATGGCAGATATGGGATTGCTCCTGGTGGCCATTATGCTGATTAATATGGTGTTGGCTCTGGTGGTGCTGCCGTTGTTGGTGTGGCTGATCAAACCAAAGTTTGCAGCACGCGAAGACTTGATGGTGGGGGAGTCGGTTGATCTCTCTTTGTTCTTGGATCCCGCCCCACATCCGGCGGAGGCTTGA
- a CDS encoding aspartate kinase translates to MALIVQKYGGTSMGSLERIENVCNRVASYIRQGHQVVVAVSAMSGETNRLLDLAKGINAKGSKREFDQILATGEQVSIGLLALALEKAGLRARSYTGPQIAIKTDDAFGKARIQSIDTEKLLADCRAGIVPVVAGFQGIAPDGSTATLGRGGSDTTAVALASALKADECQIYTDVDGVYTTDPRVEPKARRLEKITFEEMLELASLGSKVLQIRSVEFAGKYKVPLRVLSSFKDGDGTLITLEEHMNLEDPLISGIAFSRDEAQITVTDVPDRPGIAAAILGPVGDANIEVDMIVQNIGADGATDFTFTVNRGDYERALEITRGVASELNARAVSGAADMAKVSLVGVGMRNHAGVASQMFKALAAAGINIRMVSTSEIKISVVVDEMYLELAVRTLHKAFGLENPPAAA, encoded by the coding sequence ATGGCACTGATCGTTCAAAAATACGGTGGCACCTCGATGGGCTCGCTGGAGCGCATCGAAAACGTTTGCAATCGCGTTGCCAGCTACATTCGCCAAGGGCATCAGGTGGTGGTGGCGGTTTCGGCCATGTCGGGTGAAACCAACCGCCTGCTGGATCTGGCCAAAGGCATCAACGCCAAGGGCAGCAAACGTGAGTTTGATCAAATCCTCGCCACCGGCGAGCAGGTGAGCATTGGCCTGCTGGCGCTGGCGCTGGAAAAAGCCGGTTTGCGCGCGCGCTCGTATACCGGCCCGCAAATCGCCATCAAAACCGATGATGCGTTTGGCAAGGCGCGGATCCAGTCCATCGACACCGAAAAACTGCTGGCCGATTGCCGCGCGGGCATCGTGCCGGTGGTCGCCGGTTTTCAGGGCATCGCGCCCGATGGCAGCACCGCAACGCTGGGGCGCGGGGGGTCGGATACCACGGCGGTGGCGCTGGCTTCGGCACTCAAGGCCGACGAATGCCAGATTTATACCGACGTGGATGGCGTTTACACCACCGATCCGCGCGTTGAGCCCAAGGCTCGGCGTCTGGAAAAAATCACCTTTGAAGAAATGCTGGAGCTGGCCAGTCTTGGCTCCAAGGTCTTGCAAATCCGTTCGGTCGAATTTGCCGGCAAATACAAAGTCCCGCTGCGCGTGCTGTCCTCGTTCAAGGATGGCGACGGCACCCTGATTACGCTAGAGGAACACATGAACCTAGAAGACCCCTTGATCTCCGGCATTGCCTTCAGCCGTGACGAAGCCCAGATCACCGTGACCGATGTGCCCGATCGTCCGGGCATCGCCGCCGCCATTTTAGGGCCGGTGGGCGACGCCAACATCGAAGTGGACATGATCGTGCAAAACATCGGTGCCGACGGTGCAACCGACTTCACCTTCACCGTCAATCGCGGCGACTACGAGCGCGCGCTCGAAATCACCCGTGGCGTGGCCAGCGAACTGAACGCGCGCGCGGTCAGCGGCGCCGCCGACATGGCCAAGGTTTCACTGGTCGGCGTCGGCATGCGCAATCACGCCGGTGTGGCCTCGCAAATGTTCAAGGCACTGGCCGCAGCAGGCATCAACATCCGCATGGTGTCCACCTCGGAGATCAAGATCTCGGTTGTGGTCGATGAGATGTACCTGGAGCTGGCCGTGCGCACGTTGCACAAGGCCTTTGGGCTGGAAAATCCACCGGCAGCCGCATGA
- the alaS gene encoding alanine--tRNA ligase, whose translation MNSNEVRARFLEYFQSKGHTLVASSPLVPGNDPTLLFTNAGMVQFKDVFTGQDQRPYQRAVSSQKCVRAGGKHNDLENVGYTARHHTFFEMLGNFSFGDYFKKDAIAYAWEFITTEVGLNIDPKRLLVTVYHSDDEAYELWRDMIGVPADRIVRIGDNKGAPYASDNFWAMGDTGPCGPCTEIFYDHDPDGSKGIFGGPPGSPDEDGDRWIEIWNVVFMQFDRAADGTMTPLAKPCVDTGMGLERVTALMQGTNDNYQIDIFQQLVGEVARLAGQKPYANASQKVIADHIRATAFLIADGVLPSNEGRGYVLRRIMRRAIRHGYKLGLNEPFFFKLVAPLTQIMGDAYPQLRAQQAQIEQAIAHEEDSFAVTLDKGMKLLDDAIAQMQGTQIPGEVVFKLYDTYGFPLDLTADIARERQLTMDEVGYEREMTAQRQRARAASKFTTAVTIVYEGADTCFVGYDGLRADNATILALYRDGEAVQALNAGDHGIVVLDNTPFYAEGGGQIGDKGTIGGFAVVDTQKIKGQVFGHHGVVQSGTLTVGQSVTATVTESIRRATMRNHSATHLLHRALRDVLGAHVAQKGSLVNESRTRFDFSHPQAMTPLQIAEVEDRVNRAILANVAVSAEVMPYDDAIKAGAMALFGEKYGDQVRVLAMGGYSTELCGGTHVTRTGDIGLFKIVAESGVAAGVRRVEAVTGENALAYLREREDVLRRAAGLLKAAPDELANKIEHLQEHARALEKDLGALKDKLAASAGGDLTAQAVEVKGVKLLAAQVEGIEGGALRGLLDQLKQKLGSAVIVIGTASGDKVSLIAGVTADLTGKVKAGELVNFVASQVGGKGGGRPDMAQAGGTQPQALPAAIASVAEWLAGKL comes from the coding sequence ATGAACAGTAACGAAGTACGCGCCCGCTTTTTGGAATACTTTCAGAGCAAAGGGCATACGTTGGTTGCATCCAGCCCTTTGGTGCCGGGTAACGATCCCACGTTGCTGTTCACCAACGCCGGCATGGTGCAGTTCAAGGACGTGTTCACCGGCCAGGATCAGCGCCCGTATCAGCGCGCGGTGTCGTCGCAAAAATGTGTGCGCGCGGGCGGTAAGCACAATGACCTGGAAAACGTCGGCTACACCGCGCGCCACCATACGTTTTTTGAAATGCTCGGCAACTTCAGCTTTGGCGATTACTTTAAAAAAGACGCCATCGCTTACGCCTGGGAGTTCATCACCACCGAGGTGGGCCTGAACATCGACCCCAAGCGCCTGCTGGTGACGGTGTATCACAGCGACGATGAAGCCTACGAATTGTGGCGCGACATGATCGGCGTGCCGGCCGATCGCATCGTGCGCATTGGCGACAACAAGGGTGCGCCGTATGCGTCCGATAACTTTTGGGCGATGGGCGACACCGGCCCCTGCGGGCCGTGTACCGAGATTTTTTACGACCACGATCCCGATGGCAGCAAGGGCATTTTTGGTGGCCCGCCGGGATCGCCCGATGAAGATGGCGATCGCTGGATCGAGATCTGGAACGTGGTGTTCATGCAGTTTGATCGCGCGGCCGACGGCACGATGACGCCGCTGGCCAAACCTTGCGTGGATACCGGCATGGGGCTGGAGCGCGTGACTGCGCTGATGCAGGGCACTAACGACAACTACCAAATCGACATTTTTCAGCAATTGGTGGGTGAAGTGGCGCGACTGGCTGGGCAAAAGCCGTATGCCAATGCTTCGCAAAAAGTCATTGCCGATCACATCCGCGCCACCGCGTTTTTGATTGCCGATGGCGTGCTGCCGTCCAACGAAGGGCGCGGTTATGTGCTGCGGCGGATCATGCGCCGCGCGATTCGCCACGGTTACAAGCTGGGCTTGAACGAACCGTTTTTCTTCAAGCTGGTGGCACCGCTGACGCAAATCATGGGCGATGCCTATCCGCAACTGCGCGCGCAGCAGGCGCAGATCGAGCAGGCGATTGCGCACGAAGAAGACAGCTTTGCGGTGACGCTGGACAAGGGCATGAAGCTGCTCGACGACGCCATTGCGCAGATGCAGGGCACGCAAATCCCTGGCGAGGTGGTGTTCAAGCTCTACGACACTTACGGTTTTCCGCTGGACTTGACCGCCGACATCGCGCGCGAACGTCAGCTCACGATGGATGAAGTCGGCTACGAGCGCGAAATGACCGCCCAGCGCCAGCGCGCGCGCGCGGCCAGCAAGTTCACCACGGCGGTGACGATTGTTTACGAGGGCGCTGACACCTGCTTTGTGGGCTATGACGGCCTGCGCGCCGACAACGCCACCATCCTCGCGCTGTACCGCGATGGTGAGGCGGTGCAGGCGCTCAACGCGGGTGATCACGGCATTGTGGTGCTCGACAACACCCCGTTTTATGCCGAAGGCGGCGGCCAGATTGGTGACAAAGGCACCATCGGCGGCTTTGCGGTGGTGGATACGCAAAAAATCAAAGGCCAGGTGTTTGGGCATCACGGTGTGGTGCAATCCGGCACGCTCACGGTGGGGCAGAGCGTCACCGCCACGGTGACGGAGTCCATCCGCCGCGCGACCATGCGCAACCACTCGGCCACCCACTTGCTGCACCGCGCGCTGCGCGATGTGCTGGGCGCGCACGTCGCGCAAAAAGGCTCGCTGGTCAACGAATCGCGCACGCGCTTTGACTTTTCGCACCCGCAGGCGATGACGCCGCTGCAAATTGCCGAGGTGGAAGATCGCGTCAACCGCGCGATTTTGGCCAACGTCGCTGTCAGCGCCGAGGTCATGCCGTATGACGACGCCATCAAAGCCGGAGCGATGGCCTTGTTTGGCGAAAAATACGGCGATCAGGTGCGGGTGCTGGCCATGGGCGGCTATTCCACCGAACTATGCGGCGGTACCCATGTGACGCGCACCGGCGATATCGGCCTGTTCAAAATCGTTGCCGAAAGCGGCGTTGCCGCTGGCGTGCGTCGCGTAGAAGCCGTGACCGGCGAAAACGCGCTGGCGTATCTGCGTGAGCGTGAAGACGTACTGCGCCGCGCGGCGGGTCTACTCAAAGCCGCGCCGGATGAGCTAGCAAACAAAATCGAACACCTGCAAGAACACGCGCGCGCGCTGGAAAAAGACCTGGGCGCGCTCAAAGACAAACTCGCGGCCAGTGCGGGCGGCGATCTGACGGCGCAGGCGGTTGAGGTCAAAGGCGTCAAGCTGCTGGCCGCGCAGGTCGAAGGCATTGAAGGCGGCGCGCTGCGCGGGCTGCTGGATCAGCTCAAGCAAAAACTCGGCTCGGCGGTCATCGTCATAGGCACAGCCAGCGGTGACAAAGTGAGCTTGATTGCCGGTGTTACCGCCGATTTGACCGGCAAGGTCAAGGCCGGGGAGCTGGTCAATTTTGTTGCCAGTCAAGTGGGCGGCAAAGGCGGCGGTCGCCCCGATATGGCGCAGGCCGGGGGCACCCAGCCGCAGGCGCTGCCCGCAGCCATTGCCAGCGTTGCCGAGTGGCTGGCAGGCAAACTTTAA
- the csrA gene encoding carbon storage regulator CsrA, whose translation MLILTRKVGQAIRVADDITVTILEVGGNQVRLGIEAPRQIAIHRIDAQAGAKSQKGFSANKADSSIKSTSQRDRAGERENKT comes from the coding sequence ATGCTGATCCTCACCCGCAAGGTTGGCCAAGCCATCCGTGTGGCCGATGACATCACCGTGACGATTCTCGAAGTCGGCGGCAATCAGGTTCGCCTGGGCATCGAGGCGCCGCGCCAAATCGCAATCCATCGGATTGACGCGCAAGCGGGGGCAAAGTCACAGAAAGGGTTCTCTGCGAACAAAGCCGATTCATCAATAAAATCAACGTCACAGCGCGACCGTGCGGGCGAGCGCGAAAATAAAACATAA